A part of Paraliobacillus zengyii genomic DNA contains:
- a CDS encoding FecCD family ABC transporter permease, which translates to MSATTSSKKTTQFISRPIIATFILIGGLGLLILSLGLSIMYGAADIQFDTIWQSLIAFDPTQSSHQIIRGLRIPRGLAAAMIGASLAVSGAIMQGMTRNALASPSIMGVTAGASFMMALALVLTPQASNLIMMLWAFLGAGLGTGIVFGVGSISKSGLTPVKLALAGTAATALLSAISSGLAIHFNIAKDISFWYAGGVAGVQWVHVQLLAPITVIGLIIAFLLANSITVLNLGDDVARGLGQQTATVKITGTLVVLLLTGASISISGTIGFIGLVIPHITRFLVGVNYRWIIPCAAILGALLLVLADTASRMVNPPFETPVGTVTALVGVPFFLYLARREGRGL; encoded by the coding sequence ATGTCCGCAACTACTTCATCTAAAAAAACAACACAATTTATCTCACGTCCGATTATCGCTACCTTTATATTAATCGGTGGATTGGGCTTACTTATTTTATCACTAGGTCTATCCATTATGTATGGTGCTGCTGATATTCAATTTGATACAATCTGGCAAAGTTTAATCGCTTTTGATCCAACTCAATCTTCTCACCAAATAATCCGCGGCCTGCGTATCCCTAGAGGACTTGCAGCAGCTATGATCGGAGCTTCTCTCGCCGTTTCTGGTGCCATTATGCAAGGTATGACAAGGAATGCTCTTGCTTCTCCTTCCATCATGGGGGTGACTGCTGGAGCAAGTTTTATGATGGCTTTAGCACTAGTACTTACACCCCAAGCTTCTAATTTAATTATGATGCTATGGGCATTCCTCGGCGCTGGGTTAGGAACTGGAATTGTCTTTGGTGTCGGATCCATTTCAAAAAGCGGTTTAACACCTGTTAAACTAGCTTTAGCTGGAACAGCAGCAACCGCTCTATTAAGCGCAATTTCATCTGGTCTTGCAATTCATTTTAATATAGCAAAAGATATCAGTTTTTGGTATGCAGGAGGTGTAGCAGGGGTTCAATGGGTACACGTGCAATTATTAGCACCAATTACAGTAATCGGGTTAATTATCGCCTTTCTTCTTGCTAATTCAATCACAGTATTAAATCTTGGAGATGATGTGGCTAGAGGCCTTGGACAACAAACCGCCACTGTAAAAATAACCGGAACATTAGTCGTCTTGTTATTAACTGGTGCTTCTATTTCAATTTCCGGGACAATCGGTTTTATAGGACTGGTAATCCCTCATATTACTCGTTTTCTTGTTGGTGTTAATTATAGATGGATCATTCCTTGTGCTGCGATTTTGGGAGCCCTTTTACTTGTTCTAGCTGATACCGCTTCGCGAATGGTTAATCCACCATTTGAAACACCTGTAGGAACCGTTACTGCTTTAGTTGGCGTACCATTCTTCCTTTATTTAGCACGGCGCGAAGGGAGAGGGCTCTAA
- a CDS encoding NAD(P)/FAD-dependent oxidoreductase, translating to MQEDIFDVTIIGGGPAGLFSAFYSGLRGMKTKIIEFQPHLGGKVHVYPEKMVWDVGGVPPLSGAKLITQLVDQGLTFDPTVVLNEKIVSISQDSNKVFYLHTKNGDVHYTKTVVIAVGVGILKAQRLELEGAEKFEVTNLHYTMKPLEYFKGKDVIISGGGNSAIDWAYELEPIANKVYLTYRGDHLKGHEAIVNHVLNSSVTCFLNSNMTKMIAEKESDHIKEVELTADTGEKRYIPIDEVIVHHGYDREASLLQDSVLPIEMVDNFFIAGTSMSESSIEGLYAAGDILKHAGKLHLIAGAFQDAANAINKAKQYLEPDATEGAMVSSHNDKFKERNKELIKKQLN from the coding sequence ATGCAAGAAGATATTTTTGATGTCACCATAATTGGTGGAGGACCGGCAGGACTTTTTTCAGCTTTTTATAGTGGGTTACGCGGAATGAAAACAAAAATCATTGAATTCCAACCTCATCTTGGGGGTAAAGTACATGTTTATCCAGAGAAAATGGTCTGGGATGTTGGTGGTGTACCCCCATTATCAGGTGCAAAACTTATTACGCAATTAGTCGATCAAGGTTTGACATTCGACCCTACAGTTGTATTAAATGAAAAAATCGTATCAATCTCACAAGACTCCAATAAGGTCTTTTATCTACATACAAAAAATGGTGATGTTCATTATACAAAAACCGTAGTAATAGCAGTAGGTGTTGGGATACTGAAGGCGCAACGTTTAGAATTAGAAGGTGCAGAAAAATTTGAAGTAACGAATCTACATTACACAATGAAACCACTTGAATACTTTAAAGGTAAAGATGTAATCATTTCAGGTGGAGGAAATTCAGCTATCGACTGGGCCTATGAACTAGAACCTATCGCTAATAAGGTTTACCTTACATATCGTGGTGATCACCTAAAAGGACATGAAGCCATTGTTAATCACGTACTTAATAGCTCCGTTACGTGTTTTCTGAATTCCAATATGACAAAAATGATTGCTGAAAAAGAAAGTGATCATATTAAAGAAGTGGAATTAACTGCCGATACTGGGGAAAAGCGCTACATACCAATCGATGAAGTAATCGTCCATCATGGCTATGATCGAGAAGCTTCTTTATTACAAGACAGTGTACTGCCGATTGAGATGGTCGATAACTTCTTTATTGCAGGCACGTCCATGAGTGAATCTTCTATTGAAGGGTTATATGCAGCAGGTGACATTTTAAAACATGCTGGTAAACTGCATTTAATTGCTGGAGCATTTCAAGATGCAGCGAATGCAATAAATAAAGCCAAACAGTATTTGGAACCCGACGCAACAGAAGGGGCAATGGTTTCATCACATAATGATAAATTTAAAGAGCGAAATAAAGAATTGATAAAAAAACAATTAAACTAA
- a CDS encoding FecCD family ABC transporter permease produces the protein MLKINKSLIVFIILFFTILATLIISLNLGTMSITPTEVWDTVIGNGTAQNELVLFDFRLPRMIIAILIGAGMAISGAILQSVTHNELADPGILGINAGAGFAVVLFIFFSEGSGTSVFLLPLAALIGATIAATLIYTISWKDGVSPIRLILVGIGINSAFSALIIVFQLKMDPTDFMQATVWLSGSISGTDWRYVLALLPWIVVFIPVVFYKARTLDTLHLGDETAKGLGTSVERERMFLLFIAVALAGASVAVGGAIAFLGLVIPHLARKLVGARHGVMLPTAALLGALLLLIADTVGRNMLAPSEIPVGLVVSVIGGSYFIYLLMKT, from the coding sequence ATGTTGAAAATAAATAAATCTTTAATTGTATTTATCATTTTATTTTTTACTATTTTAGCGACGCTTATAATCAGTCTTAATCTAGGAACTATGTCAATCACACCAACAGAGGTATGGGATACAGTCATTGGTAATGGCACTGCGCAAAATGAGCTAGTTTTATTTGATTTTCGCTTACCACGTATGATTATTGCAATTCTTATTGGTGCGGGTATGGCTATATCCGGAGCGATTTTACAAAGTGTTACACATAACGAATTAGCTGATCCAGGTATTCTTGGAATAAATGCGGGCGCAGGTTTCGCTGTTGTATTATTTATTTTCTTTTCAGAAGGATCTGGAACATCGGTATTTTTATTACCTCTTGCCGCTCTTATTGGGGCGACAATTGCTGCAACTTTGATCTATACAATTTCTTGGAAAGATGGAGTCTCACCTATTCGTCTAATTCTTGTTGGAATTGGGATTAACTCAGCTTTTTCAGCTTTAATTATTGTTTTTCAGTTGAAAATGGATCCTACAGACTTTATGCAAGCCACTGTTTGGCTTTCCGGAAGTATTTCTGGTACCGATTGGCGATATGTACTTGCATTATTACCATGGATTGTCGTCTTCATTCCAGTAGTATTTTATAAAGCACGTACACTAGACACACTCCACTTAGGTGATGAGACTGCCAAAGGTTTAGGTACAAGTGTTGAACGAGAAAGAATGTTTCTCTTATTTATTGCTGTAGCACTTGCTGGAGCAAGTGTTGCAGTCGGTGGTGCGATAGCTTTTCTTGGACTTGTTATTCCACACTTAGCAAGAAAATTAGTTGGTGCACGACATGGGGTAATGCTACCTACCGCGGCCTTATTAGGGGCGTTATTGCTCCTTATCGCAGATACTGTTGGCCGTAATATGCTCGCTCCATCAGAAATACCTGTTGGCTTAGTTGTTTCGGTAATCGGTGGTAGTTACTTTATTTACTTATTAATGAAAACCTAG
- a CDS encoding ABC transporter substrate-binding protein — translation MKILNQKYILMLLLAAVLLLSACGSENDEDTSSDAASDDTQTEEAEERVLTDAMGNEVTIPANPERVIASYLEDYLVALDITPVAQWTVGEGSIQEYLQEDLGDVETISYDLPYEAVTSFEPDLILIDSASMVEDNKYDQYNKIAPTYVVGTEENNDWREELLTIGEVFGMEEHAEQVLAEYEEKAAAAKEEIQSAIGEDSVAAIWLVSDTFYVVSENLSSGDLLYNDLGLTAPSVVTEISETSTANWSEISLEKLAELEAEHIFLVNSDKGNGSAMLEDPIWQNIPAVQNGNIYEYEADASWLYTGPIANSQMIDDALESLVE, via the coding sequence ATGAAGATACTCAATCAAAAATACATTTTAATGTTGTTGCTCGCAGCAGTGCTTTTATTATCAGCTTGTGGTAGTGAAAATGATGAAGATACAAGCTCAGATGCAGCATCAGATGATACACAAACAGAAGAAGCAGAGGAAAGAGTGTTAACAGATGCAATGGGAAATGAGGTAACAATTCCAGCAAATCCTGAACGTGTTATTGCGTCTTACTTAGAAGACTACTTAGTAGCACTTGATATTACACCAGTAGCACAATGGACAGTTGGTGAAGGTAGTATTCAAGAATATTTACAAGAAGATTTAGGTGATGTAGAAACTATTTCATATGATCTTCCATATGAAGCAGTAACAAGCTTTGAGCCAGATTTAATTTTGATCGACTCTGCAAGTATGGTAGAAGATAACAAATACGATCAATATAATAAAATTGCTCCAACCTATGTAGTAGGAACGGAAGAAAATAATGACTGGCGTGAAGAGTTACTTACGATTGGTGAAGTTTTCGGAATGGAAGAGCATGCCGAACAAGTTTTAGCTGAATATGAAGAGAAAGCAGCTGCAGCGAAAGAGGAAATTCAATCTGCAATTGGCGAGGATTCAGTAGCAGCAATTTGGTTAGTGAGTGATACTTTCTATGTTGTAAGTGAAAACTTATCAAGTGGAGACCTTTTATACAATGATTTAGGATTAACAGCTCCAAGCGTTGTAACAGAAATTTCGGAAACATCTACGGCTAACTGGTCAGAGATCTCATTAGAGAAACTAGCTGAATTAGAAGCAGAACATATTTTCCTTGTGAACAGTGATAAAGGAAATGGCTCAGCTATGCTAGAAGATCCTATTTGGCAGAATATTCCTGCCGTTCAAAATGGCAATATCTATGAGTACGAAGCTGATGCTAGCTGGTTATATACAGGACCTATAGCAAATAGTCAAATGATTGATGATGCATTAGAAAGTTTAGTTGAATAA